One stretch of Micromonospora echinospora DNA includes these proteins:
- a CDS encoding STAS domain-containing protein, which produces MPATLPSPPESAVPHVRVDITDELDLAGLPEVAHVLDRILALRPRELTIDLAECRQVDAAAVALLLDVHRRLARQDGVLTLSNPHPRIRRILQTSGLGAVPVVDTPRPAARGRARVASAPR; this is translated from the coding sequence ATGCCCGCAACCCTGCCGTCCCCGCCGGAGTCCGCCGTGCCGCACGTGCGGGTGGACATCACCGACGAGCTGGACCTCGCCGGGCTGCCCGAGGTCGCGCACGTGCTGGACCGCATCCTCGCGCTCCGTCCCCGCGAGCTGACGATCGACCTCGCCGAGTGCCGACAGGTGGACGCCGCCGCGGTGGCGCTGCTGCTGGACGTGCACCGGCGGCTGGCGCGGCAGGACGGCGTGCTCACGCTGAGCAACCCGCACCCGCGGATCCGGCGCATCCTGCAGACCTCCGGGCTGGGCGCCGTACCCGTCGTCGACACGCCCCGTCCGGCCGCGCGCGGCCGGGCCCGGGTCGCGTCCGCACCCCGCTGA
- a CDS encoding DUF4037 domain-containing protein, with protein MSFVPGLTLARQFHDEVVGPLLARRLPGLRYAAGLLDGGSELLGLDTPRSTDHDWGPRTQVFVGSAHDVAPVRAALDAELPARFLGWPTRYAGGPAARLGTVHADGDRHGVTVDELGAWWRDRLGADPRAGMAVADWLAAPTQRLAELTGGAVFHDGLDGALTAARAALAWYPDDVWRHVLASGWQRVAQAEHLAGRCAEVGDELGSRVVAAGLARDLMRLGLLLRRRWPPYAKWLGTVFATLPGAAPVVDGLAAALGPGDWAAREPGLVRALETVAGWTNDAALAPPVDPAARPFHDRPFLVLDAGRFVEALRAATTDPQLRGRPPVGAVDQYVDNVDVLTHPGRARRVAAAVVGPPGRA; from the coding sequence GTGAGTTTCGTACCCGGCCTGACCCTGGCCCGCCAGTTCCACGACGAGGTGGTGGGTCCGCTGCTGGCCCGGCGGCTGCCCGGCCTGCGCTACGCCGCCGGCCTGCTCGACGGCGGCTCCGAGCTGCTCGGCCTCGACACGCCCCGCTCCACCGACCACGACTGGGGGCCGCGTACCCAGGTCTTCGTGGGGAGCGCCCACGACGTGGCGCCGGTACGGGCGGCGCTGGACGCGGAGTTGCCGGCGCGCTTCCTCGGCTGGCCGACCCGGTACGCCGGTGGCCCGGCGGCACGGCTCGGCACCGTCCACGCCGACGGTGACCGGCACGGCGTGACAGTGGACGAGCTGGGCGCGTGGTGGCGTGACCGGCTTGGCGCCGACCCGCGGGCCGGCATGGCGGTGGCGGACTGGCTGGCGGCGCCGACGCAGCGGCTGGCGGAGCTGACCGGGGGAGCGGTGTTCCACGACGGGCTCGACGGGGCGCTCACCGCCGCCCGTGCCGCGCTGGCCTGGTATCCGGACGACGTGTGGCGGCACGTGCTGGCGTCCGGGTGGCAGCGGGTCGCGCAGGCCGAGCACCTTGCGGGCCGGTGCGCCGAGGTCGGCGACGAGCTGGGCAGCCGGGTGGTGGCGGCCGGGCTGGCCCGGGATCTGATGCGCCTCGGGCTGCTGCTGCGCCGCCGCTGGCCCCCGTACGCGAAGTGGCTCGGCACGGTGTTCGCGACGCTGCCGGGCGCGGCGCCGGTGGTGGACGGGCTCGCCGCCGCGCTCGGTCCGGGCGACTGGGCGGCCCGCGAGCCGGGCCTGGTGCGGGCGCTGGAGACGGTGGCCGGGTGGACCAACGACGCCGCTCTGGCTCCGCCGGTGGACCCGGCCGCCCGGCCCTTCCACGACCGGCCGTTCCTGGTGCTCGACGCGGGCCGGTTCGTCGAGGCGCTGCGCGCCGCGACCACCGATCCGCAGTTGCGCGGCCGGCCGCCGGTCGGCGCGGTGGACCAGTACGTCGACAACGTGGACGTGCTCACCCATCCGGGGCGGGCCCGCCGGGTGGCCGCGGCGGTTGTCGGTCCGCCCGGCCGGGCCTAG
- a CDS encoding BON domain-containing protein — MVMPWPYPEFPYTGRGPEPDDADSRLASLVAQRLSADWTTRRQQITVTVQNRVVILAGLVADPETRLVAAELAWDVPGVFDVCNALRLYGGRRGGR, encoded by the coding sequence GTGGTGATGCCCTGGCCGTACCCCGAGTTCCCGTACACCGGCCGCGGACCCGAGCCCGACGACGCGGACAGCCGGCTCGCCTCCCTCGTCGCCCAGCGGCTCAGCGCCGACTGGACCACCCGGCGGCAGCAGATCACCGTCACCGTGCAGAACCGCGTGGTGATCCTCGCCGGCCTGGTGGCCGACCCGGAGACCCGCCTGGTCGCCGCCGAGCTGGCCTGGGACGTGCCGGGTGTGTTCGACGTCTGCAACGCGCTGCGGCTCTACGGCGGGCGGCGCGGCGGCCGCTGA
- a CDS encoding glycosyltransferase family 2 protein, with protein MIVLVPVYRPGDRLPPLVTDLRAALPGARVLVVDDGSGPAAAGVLGAARDRGAEVLRRRVNRGKGVVLRTGFRYATAKHPGHDVVCVDADGQHRVEDVVRVAERMRATGATTLGVRRFDGEVPARSRFGNAATRVAFRLATGRDVRDTQTGLRAYPAGLLDWLVTIPGDRFEYEMDVLLRAVGAGLPIEQVDIATRYHAGNAGSHFSALADSVRIYRPLVGFAAARLAGRAHPGRVPDAGVTTSRPAAATRTP; from the coding sequence GTGATCGTGCTCGTGCCGGTGTACCGACCGGGTGACCGGCTTCCGCCGCTGGTCACCGACCTGCGGGCCGCGCTGCCCGGGGCGCGGGTGCTGGTCGTGGACGACGGCAGCGGCCCGGCCGCCGCCGGGGTGCTCGGCGCGGCCCGCGACCGGGGCGCGGAGGTGCTGCGCCGCCGGGTCAACCGGGGCAAGGGCGTGGTGCTGCGCACCGGCTTCCGGTACGCCACCGCGAAGCACCCGGGACACGACGTGGTCTGTGTGGACGCCGACGGGCAGCATCGCGTGGAGGACGTGGTTCGCGTGGCCGAGCGGATGCGCGCCACCGGAGCGACGACGCTCGGCGTCCGCCGCTTCGACGGCGAGGTGCCGGCGCGCAGCCGGTTCGGCAACGCCGCGACCCGGGTCGCGTTCCGGCTGGCGACCGGGCGCGACGTGCGGGACACCCAGACCGGCCTGCGGGCGTACCCGGCCGGGTTGCTGGACTGGCTGGTCACGATCCCCGGTGACCGCTTCGAGTACGAGATGGACGTGCTGCTGCGCGCGGTGGGCGCCGGGCTGCCGATCGAGCAGGTGGACATCGCCACCCGCTACCACGCGGGCAACGCGGGTTCGCACTTCTCCGCGCTCGCCGACTCGGTGCGGATCTACCGCCCGCTGGTCGGTTTCGCCGCGGCCCGGCTGGCCGGCCGTGCCCACCCCGGGCGGGTCCCGGACGCCGGCGTCACGACGTCGCGTCCCGCAGCTGCGACTCGAACTCCCTGA
- a CDS encoding TetR family transcriptional regulator translates to MRRTTTDVNGPDAPREPSPPRSGGRRDRWADHREQRRQELIAAAVQALLRHGPSVDMDQVAATAGVSKPVLYRYFADKAQLWLAVSEMVAERVVAAVAPAVEQVREERALVEATIDAYLSVVEFEPSLYRFLVHESGHPGIQQVVTGTSRQVATGLARVIGDRLRALGLDAGPAEPWAYGLVGFVQAVGDWWTTHGQPIHRSALTEYLTTLLWSGIEGVRRGADLPPELTRAHERIDR, encoded by the coding sequence ATGCGACGCACCACCACCGATGTCAATGGCCCCGACGCTCCCCGCGAGCCGTCCCCGCCCCGCTCCGGTGGGCGGCGCGACCGCTGGGCGGACCACCGCGAGCAGCGCCGGCAGGAACTCATCGCCGCCGCCGTCCAGGCGCTGCTGCGGCACGGCCCGAGCGTCGACATGGACCAGGTCGCGGCCACCGCCGGGGTCAGCAAACCGGTGCTCTACCGCTACTTCGCCGACAAGGCGCAGCTCTGGCTGGCGGTCAGCGAGATGGTCGCCGAGCGCGTGGTGGCCGCGGTCGCGCCCGCCGTGGAGCAGGTCCGCGAGGAGCGGGCGCTGGTCGAGGCGACCATCGACGCGTACCTGAGCGTGGTGGAGTTCGAGCCCTCGCTCTACCGGTTCCTGGTGCACGAGTCCGGCCACCCCGGCATCCAGCAGGTGGTCACCGGCACCAGCCGGCAGGTCGCCACCGGACTGGCCCGGGTCATCGGCGACCGGCTGCGCGCGCTCGGCCTCGACGCCGGACCGGCCGAGCCGTGGGCGTACGGGCTGGTCGGGTTCGTGCAGGCGGTCGGCGACTGGTGGACCACGCACGGGCAGCCGATCCACCGGTCCGCGCTCACCGAGTACCTGACCACGCTGCTGTGGAGCGGCATCGAGGGGGTACGGCGCGGCGCGGACCTGCCGCCGGAGCTGACCCGCGCGCACGAGCGGATCGACAGGTGA
- a CDS encoding cellulase family glycosylhydrolase: MFSIPRPSRRHLLVGGAVGALALAATAVLPSANAMAATGCAVTYTTNSWPGGFTATVAVKNLGDPVSNWTLGFTFPDGGQRVVQGWSATWQQSGSSVTARSVDYNGALGTGASTTVGFNGSWTGSNPSPTSFTLNGTVCTGGTGTPPPSTPPPSTPPPPTTPPPTTPPPTGTTPVAINGQLQVCGVNLCNQYGRPIQLRGMSTHGLQWFANCYTDTSLNVLADEWQSDLLRISMYVQEQGYETNPAAFTAQVNTLVDKAEARGMYALIDFHTLTPGDPMYNLDRAKTFFANVSARNAAKKNVIYEITNEPNGVSWSTIRNYAEQVIPVIRANDPDAVVIVGTRGWSSLGVSDGSNSDEIVNNPVRAQNIMYTFHFYAASHQDNYRNEVQRAASRLPLFVTEFGTVTYTGDGAVDTASSNAWLDLLDRLKISYANWTFSDAPEGSAALRPGTCASGSFSGTSVLTQSGAYMRDRIRTPDNFPTS; encoded by the coding sequence ATGTTCTCAATTCCCCGGCCGTCGCGGCGGCACCTGCTCGTCGGCGGCGCGGTCGGCGCGCTCGCCCTGGCGGCGACGGCCGTCCTGCCGTCGGCGAACGCGATGGCCGCGACCGGCTGTGCCGTCACCTACACCACCAACTCGTGGCCCGGCGGTTTCACCGCCACCGTCGCGGTGAAGAACCTCGGCGACCCGGTGAGCAACTGGACGCTGGGCTTCACCTTCCCCGACGGGGGCCAGCGCGTGGTGCAGGGCTGGTCGGCGACCTGGCAGCAGAGCGGCTCCTCGGTCACCGCGCGCAGCGTCGACTACAACGGCGCGCTCGGCACCGGCGCGAGCACCACGGTGGGCTTCAACGGCTCCTGGACCGGGTCGAACCCGAGCCCCACCTCGTTCACGCTCAACGGCACGGTCTGCACCGGCGGCACCGGCACGCCGCCGCCGAGCACCCCGCCGCCCAGCACGCCCCCGCCGCCGACCACTCCCCCGCCCACGACGCCGCCGCCGACCGGCACCACCCCGGTCGCGATCAACGGCCAGCTCCAGGTCTGCGGGGTCAACCTCTGCAACCAGTACGGACGGCCGATCCAGCTGCGCGGCATGAGCACCCACGGCCTGCAGTGGTTCGCCAACTGCTACACCGACACCTCGCTCAACGTGCTGGCCGACGAGTGGCAGTCGGACCTGCTGCGCATCTCGATGTACGTGCAGGAGCAGGGCTACGAGACCAACCCGGCCGCCTTCACCGCCCAGGTGAACACGCTCGTGGACAAGGCCGAGGCCCGCGGCATGTACGCGCTCATCGACTTCCACACCCTGACTCCCGGTGACCCGATGTACAACCTGGACCGGGCCAAGACGTTCTTCGCCAACGTGTCGGCGCGCAACGCGGCAAAGAAGAACGTGATCTACGAGATCACCAACGAGCCCAACGGGGTCAGCTGGTCGACCATCCGCAACTACGCCGAGCAGGTCATCCCGGTGATCCGGGCCAACGACCCGGACGCGGTGGTCATCGTCGGCACCCGCGGCTGGTCCTCGCTGGGCGTGTCCGACGGCAGCAACTCCGACGAGATCGTGAACAACCCGGTGCGGGCGCAGAACATCATGTACACGTTCCACTTCTACGCCGCCTCGCACCAGGACAACTACCGCAACGAGGTGCAGCGGGCCGCCTCCCGGCTGCCGCTGTTCGTCACCGAGTTCGGCACCGTCACCTACACCGGCGACGGCGCTGTCGACACCGCCAGCAGCAACGCCTGGCTCGACCTGCTCGACCGTCTGAAGATCAGCTACGCCAACTGGACGTTCTCCGACGCCCCCGAGGGCTCGGCCGCGCTGCGGCCGGGCACGTGCGCGTCCGGCTCGTTCAGCGGGACGTCGGTGCTGACGCAGTCCGGCGCGTACATGCGCGACCGCATCCGTACCCCCGACAACTTCCCGACCTCCTGA
- a CDS encoding extracellular catalytic domain type 1 short-chain-length polyhydroxyalkanoate depolymerase, whose product MLSRRSRLRLLGAALAAAGLAVAAALAVPGPASAASLTEVTNFGTNPSNLRMYLYVPDTVAARPGLLVVNHYCTGSGPAMYSGTQFAALADRYGYIVVYPSVTRSSKCFDVSSPQALRRDGGSDPVGIKSMVDYVRQRYPVDSQRIFTTGTSSGAMMTNVLLGDYPDVFRAGAAFAGVPFGCFATTNGSEWNSECANGQVLKTPQQWGDLVRNAYPGYTGARPRMQIWHGTDDETLRYPNFGEQIDQWTNVNGLSQTPAYTDSPQSGYTRTRYGGTGGTATVEAISMQGVTHNLPVDAAQAIRFFGLDTAPPTSPPPTTAVPTTPPPTTPPPTTPPPTTAPPPTTPPPSGACRVGYVVNAWNNGLTASVTITNTSTTAINGWSLAFTLPSGQTITGGWNATYSPSSGAVTARNVSYNPVIGPGGSVDIGFQATHTGNAGRPGSFTLNGSPCTAA is encoded by the coding sequence ATGCTGTCCAGAAGGAGCAGACTCCGGCTGCTCGGCGCGGCGCTGGCCGCGGCCGGGCTCGCCGTCGCGGCGGCGCTCGCCGTGCCCGGCCCCGCGTCGGCGGCGTCGCTGACCGAGGTGACGAACTTCGGCACGAACCCGAGCAACCTGCGCATGTACCTGTACGTCCCGGACACCGTCGCGGCCCGCCCCGGGCTGCTGGTGGTGAACCACTACTGCACCGGCAGCGGCCCGGCCATGTACTCGGGCACCCAGTTCGCGGCGCTCGCCGACCGGTACGGCTACATCGTGGTCTACCCGTCGGTCACGCGCAGCAGCAAGTGCTTCGACGTCTCGTCGCCGCAGGCGCTGCGCCGCGACGGCGGCAGCGACCCGGTGGGCATCAAGTCCATGGTGGACTACGTGCGGCAGCGCTACCCGGTCGACTCGCAGCGGATCTTCACCACCGGCACCTCGTCCGGCGCGATGATGACGAACGTGCTGCTCGGGGACTACCCGGACGTGTTCCGCGCCGGGGCGGCCTTCGCCGGGGTGCCGTTCGGCTGCTTCGCCACCACGAACGGCTCGGAGTGGAACAGCGAGTGCGCCAACGGCCAGGTGCTGAAGACCCCCCAGCAGTGGGGCGACCTGGTCCGCAACGCCTACCCGGGCTACACCGGCGCGCGTCCGCGCATGCAGATCTGGCACGGAACCGACGACGAGACGCTCCGCTACCCGAACTTCGGCGAGCAGATCGACCAGTGGACGAACGTGAACGGGCTGAGCCAGACGCCCGCGTACACGGACAGCCCGCAGTCCGGCTACACGCGCACCCGCTACGGCGGCACCGGCGGCACCGCGACCGTCGAGGCGATCAGCATGCAGGGCGTCACGCACAACCTGCCGGTGGACGCGGCCCAGGCCATCCGCTTCTTCGGCCTGGACACCGCGCCGCCGACCAGCCCGCCGCCCACCACGGCCGTGCCCACCACGCCCCCGCCCACGACGCCCCCGCCGACCACGCCGCCGCCCACCACGGCGCCGCCGCCCACGACGCCGCCGCCGTCGGGGGCCTGCCGGGTCGGGTACGTGGTGAACGCCTGGAACAACGGCCTCACCGCCTCGGTGACGATCACCAACACGTCCACCACGGCGATCAACGGCTGGAGCCTCGCGTTCACGCTGCCGAGCGGCCAGACGATCACCGGCGGCTGGAACGCCACGTACAGCCCGTCCAGCGGCGCGGTGACCGCCCGCAACGTCTCCTACAACCCGGTGATCGGACCGGGCGGCTCGGTGGACATCGGCTTCCAGGCCACCCACACCGGCAACGCCGGTAGACCCGGCTCGTTCACGCTCAACGGAAGCCCCTGCACGGCCGCCTGA
- a CDS encoding AurF N-oxygenase family protein gives MERTTAGFPREAVADRLLTASVRTSYDPMVDIDWSAPPAPGAYWLPPERSSLYGTPLWDAMTEEQRIELTKHEVASAASAGIWFETILMQMLIRQYYDADPTSRHAQYALTEVADECRHSIMFGRLIEATGAPVYRAEPVDHLLGRWLKATATGPQMYAAILIAEEILDAFQREIMADESLQPLIRMVSRIHVVEEARHVRFARDELARQVEASGPVALAYARLVIGRAAYSITRRLVHPRAYAAVGIDPAAGHAAARANPYWRATLRWSAQRIADHLTELGLVAGPGRLLWRRAGLIEG, from the coding sequence ATGGAGCGGACGACGGCCGGATTCCCGCGCGAGGCGGTCGCCGATCGCCTCCTCACCGCCTCCGTGCGCACCAGCTACGACCCCATGGTGGACATCGACTGGTCGGCGCCGCCCGCGCCCGGCGCGTACTGGCTGCCGCCGGAGCGCAGCAGCCTCTACGGCACGCCCCTGTGGGACGCGATGACCGAGGAGCAGCGGATCGAGCTGACCAAGCACGAGGTCGCCAGCGCCGCCAGCGCCGGGATCTGGTTCGAGACGATCCTCATGCAGATGCTGATCCGGCAGTACTACGACGCGGATCCGACCAGCCGGCACGCCCAGTACGCGCTCACCGAGGTCGCCGACGAGTGCCGGCACTCCATCATGTTCGGCCGGCTCATCGAGGCCACCGGCGCGCCCGTCTACCGCGCCGAGCCCGTCGACCACCTGCTCGGGCGCTGGCTCAAGGCCACGGCGACCGGCCCGCAGATGTACGCGGCCATCCTCATCGCCGAGGAGATCCTCGACGCGTTCCAGCGCGAGATCATGGCCGACGAGTCGCTGCAGCCGCTGATCCGGATGGTGTCCCGCATCCACGTGGTCGAGGAGGCCCGGCACGTGCGCTTCGCCCGCGACGAGCTGGCCCGGCAGGTGGAGGCGTCCGGGCCGGTCGCGCTCGCGTACGCACGGCTGGTGATCGGGCGGGCCGCGTACTCGATCACGCGGCGGCTGGTGCACCCCCGGGCGTACGCGGCGGTCGGGATCGACCCGGCGGCCGGTCACGCCGCGGCGCGGGCCAACCCGTACTGGCGGGCCACGCTGCGCTGGTCGGCCCAGCGGATCGCCGACCACCTGACCGAGCTGGGCCTGGTGGCCGGGCCGGGCCGGCTGCTGTGGCGCCGGGCCGGGCTGATCGAGGGCTGA
- a CDS encoding STAS domain-containing protein, with product MTVVPADHLMMLICDGCGDSVTGAGATLPDAEVVWTLVFEHDWVGSPFASGPHHCPRCSVRATVAEDGLGTEDLEQVGGSPAVADVDPAEAVRRALAERSVRGDRELVDLSALEVIDSAGLGLLVRAHQDARRDGRRLCLLSPSRFVLTVLHTMRLDGVFTVVDGRVPAPRSASGARS from the coding sequence GTGACAGTCGTCCCCGCGGACCACCTGATGATGCTCATCTGCGACGGCTGCGGCGACAGCGTCACCGGCGCGGGCGCCACGCTGCCCGACGCCGAGGTGGTGTGGACGCTCGTGTTCGAGCACGACTGGGTCGGCTCGCCCTTCGCGTCCGGCCCGCACCACTGCCCCCGGTGCAGCGTCCGGGCCACGGTCGCCGAGGACGGCCTCGGCACGGAGGACCTGGAGCAGGTGGGCGGCAGCCCGGCCGTCGCCGACGTCGATCCCGCCGAGGCGGTACGCCGCGCGCTCGCGGAGCGCTCCGTACGCGGCGACCGCGAGCTGGTCGACCTGTCCGCGCTCGAGGTGATCGACTCGGCCGGTCTCGGCCTGCTGGTGCGCGCGCACCAGGACGCCCGGCGCGACGGTCGCCGGCTGTGCCTGCTGTCGCCGTCGCGCTTCGTGCTCACCGTGCTGCACACCATGCGGCTCGACGGCGTCTTCACAGTCGTCGACGGCCGCGTCCCGGCGCCGCGATCCGCGTCCGGCGCGCGGTCATGA
- a CDS encoding DUF4873 domain-containing protein: protein MTWQGTAEVAGTAVRLHAGGRWEPVDGRYHWAGRVEPEPRLVRLLRSGRRDVEVRIGERVTRARLTEVDPWGGVRITGVGAPPWPPEEE, encoded by the coding sequence GTGACCTGGCAGGGCACGGCCGAGGTGGCCGGCACGGCGGTGCGGCTGCACGCCGGCGGCCGGTGGGAGCCGGTCGACGGGCGCTACCACTGGGCCGGGCGCGTCGAGCCGGAGCCACGCCTGGTGCGGCTGCTGCGCTCCGGCCGCCGAGACGTGGAGGTCCGCATCGGCGAGCGGGTCACCCGGGCCCGGCTGACCGAGGTGGACCCGTGGGGCGGGGTACGCATCACCGGCGTCGGTGCGCCGCCCTGGCCGCCGGAGGAGGAGTGA
- a CDS encoding HAMP domain-containing sensor histidine kinase yields MTRPGLRARVTAAFAVGALLLSALMALFSYDLTRRSLLDERERTAVRAAYYDAAVVRSGLDTGTPDVVAVLRSLDTGSARRPLLHLPDGWYARTADVGASSVPMELQRMVAEGKPAVQRIRLDGQPALLVGVPLPGALGYYELTSLREVEETVQVVGLALIAVAIMVAGAGAALGWYATRHSLRPLTAVADAAERIAGGDFATRLDPTTDPDLTRLSSSFNEMVDKLVQRIDRDRRFAADVSHELRSPLQTLAAAASVLHRRREHQDERTATAAGLVADEVTRFQRLVDDLIQLARTEQPAHRETVDVVELARATCRERSLPVSLVEVADGVPREWWVDRRRFAQTLLNLVENAERYGGGPVAVRLGGRDGVGVLEVDDDGPGVPPGDREIIFDRFVRGRAAHDRAGTDGTGLGLALVAQHADAHGGSARVLDRGPGARFRVELPGALR; encoded by the coding sequence ATGACCCGTCCCGGACTGCGCGCCCGCGTCACCGCGGCGTTCGCCGTCGGCGCGCTGCTGCTGTCCGCGCTGATGGCCCTCTTCTCGTACGACCTGACCCGGCGCTCGCTGCTCGACGAGCGGGAGCGCACCGCGGTGCGGGCCGCCTACTACGACGCGGCGGTGGTCCGCTCCGGGCTGGACACCGGCACCCCGGACGTGGTGGCGGTGCTGCGCTCGCTCGACACCGGCAGCGCCCGCCGGCCGCTGCTGCACCTGCCCGACGGCTGGTACGCCCGCACCGCCGACGTGGGTGCCAGCTCGGTGCCGATGGAGTTGCAGCGCATGGTCGCCGAGGGCAAGCCCGCGGTGCAGCGGATCCGGCTCGACGGTCAGCCCGCGCTGCTGGTCGGCGTGCCGCTGCCCGGCGCGCTCGGCTACTACGAGCTGACCTCGCTGCGGGAGGTGGAGGAGACCGTCCAGGTGGTGGGGCTGGCGCTGATCGCCGTGGCGATCATGGTCGCCGGGGCCGGCGCGGCGCTCGGCTGGTATGCCACCCGGCACAGCCTGCGGCCACTCACAGCGGTCGCCGACGCGGCGGAACGCATCGCGGGAGGCGACTTCGCCACCCGGCTCGACCCGACCACCGATCCGGATCTCACCCGCCTGTCCAGCTCGTTCAACGAGATGGTCGACAAGCTGGTGCAGCGCATCGACCGGGACCGCCGCTTCGCCGCCGACGTGAGCCACGAGCTGCGCTCGCCGTTGCAGACGCTGGCCGCGGCGGCGAGCGTGCTGCACCGCCGCCGCGAGCACCAGGACGAGCGCACCGCGACCGCCGCCGGCCTGGTGGCCGACGAGGTGACCCGGTTCCAGCGGCTGGTCGACGACCTGATCCAGCTGGCCCGCACCGAGCAGCCCGCGCACCGCGAGACCGTCGACGTGGTCGAGCTGGCCCGGGCCACCTGCCGGGAGCGGTCGCTGCCGGTGAGCCTGGTGGAGGTGGCCGACGGCGTCCCGCGCGAGTGGTGGGTCGACCGGCGCCGGTTCGCACAGACGCTGCTGAACCTGGTGGAGAACGCCGAGCGCTACGGCGGCGGTCCGGTCGCCGTACGCCTGGGCGGGCGCGACGGCGTGGGCGTGCTGGAGGTCGACGACGACGGACCGGGCGTGCCGCCGGGCGACCGGGAGATCATCTTCGACCGGTTCGTGCGGGGCCGGGCGGCGCACGATCGGGCCGGCACCGATGGCACCGGTCTCGGCCTCGCCCTGGTGGCGCAGCACGCCGACGCGCACGGCGGGTCGGCGCGGGTGCTGGACCGCGGGCCCGGCGCCCGTTTCCGGGTCGAGTTGCCCGGAGCGCTCCGGTGA
- a CDS encoding YdcF family protein: protein MTPTATVLLVFGRGVVAGDDGYRLTAESVARTEAAVAYVRAHAEEFRRTPGARVVFTGGWPHGPGGAPGPPPGFREGELMRALARDAGLDAYARSAAETRSRTTLQNLAHTMQDGLLGAAEFTARRPLGLVTHPWHLPRVRLLAARVLGLSGPALADVPVTAPDPVPARRERAVRALSRLGYLGVRTPEASLRRERALARAADRIGRLTPGR from the coding sequence ATGACGCCGACCGCCACTGTCCTGCTGGTCTTCGGGCGCGGCGTGGTGGCCGGCGACGACGGCTACCGGCTCACCGCCGAGAGCGTCGCGCGCACCGAGGCCGCTGTGGCGTACGTCCGGGCGCACGCCGAGGAGTTCCGCCGCACGCCCGGAGCCCGGGTGGTGTTCACCGGCGGCTGGCCGCACGGCCCGGGCGGCGCGCCCGGCCCGCCGCCCGGATTCCGCGAGGGCGAGCTGATGCGGGCGCTGGCCCGCGACGCCGGCCTCGACGCGTACGCCCGGTCGGCGGCCGAGACCCGGTCCCGCACCACGCTGCAGAACCTGGCGCACACGATGCAGGACGGGCTGCTCGGCGCGGCCGAGTTCACCGCGCGGCGCCCGCTCGGGCTGGTCACGCACCCGTGGCACCTGCCCCGCGTCCGGCTGCTCGCCGCGCGCGTGCTCGGCCTGTCCGGCCCGGCGCTGGCCGACGTGCCGGTGACCGCGCCCGACCCGGTGCCGGCCCGGCGCGAGCGTGCTGTCCGGGCGCTCAGCCGGCTCGGCTATCTCGGCGTGCGTACCCCGGAGGCGTCGCTGCGCCGCGAACGCGCGCTGGCCCGCGCGGCCGACCGGATCGGACGCCTCACTCCCGGCCGGTGA
- a CDS encoding response regulator transcription factor, with the protein MTAVLVIEDDDRIRLALQLALEEEGYEAYGAPTAEDGLRRQREKPADYVLVDLMLPGMNGFDCIRQLRRDDDVPVVVISARDDTHDIVAALEAGADDYVVKPVAIKELSARLRALRRRVRTVSGPAPAQFFGDLEISAEAGEVRRSGRPVPVTRTEFRLLCELAEHAGRVLSRQQLLSRVWGYETGDERLVDVHVGRLRQKIESDPANPRHLVTLRGLGYKLQR; encoded by the coding sequence ATGACGGCCGTACTGGTGATCGAGGACGACGACCGCATCCGGCTCGCGCTGCAGCTCGCCCTGGAGGAGGAGGGCTACGAGGCGTACGGCGCCCCGACCGCGGAGGACGGGCTGCGACGGCAGCGGGAGAAGCCGGCGGACTACGTGCTCGTCGACCTGATGCTGCCCGGCATGAACGGGTTCGACTGCATCCGTCAACTGCGCCGCGACGACGACGTGCCGGTCGTGGTGATCAGCGCCCGCGACGACACCCACGACATCGTCGCCGCGCTGGAGGCCGGCGCCGACGACTACGTGGTGAAGCCGGTCGCGATCAAGGAGCTGTCCGCCCGGCTGCGGGCGCTGCGCCGGCGGGTACGCACCGTGTCCGGGCCCGCGCCCGCCCAGTTCTTCGGCGACCTGGAGATCAGCGCCGAGGCCGGCGAGGTGCGCCGTTCCGGACGGCCGGTGCCGGTCACCCGGACCGAGTTCCGGCTGCTCTGCGAGCTGGCCGAGCACGCCGGCCGGGTGCTGTCCCGCCAGCAGCTGCTCAGCCGGGTCTGGGGCTACGAGACCGGCGACGAGCGGCTCGTCGACGTGCACGTCGGCCGGCTGCGGCAGAAGATCGAGTCGGACCCGGCGAACCCCCGCCACCTGGTCACCCTCCGCGGCCTCGGCTACAAGCTGCAGCGATGA